From the genome of Perca flavescens isolate YP-PL-M2 chromosome 1, PFLA_1.0, whole genome shotgun sequence, one region includes:
- the sinhcafl gene encoding SIN3-HDAC complex associated factor, like isoform X2 produces MFGFHKSKIYRSNDGCCICKTKSSSSRFTDSSRYEETFGLCFGLSEDRVGDICNACVLLVKRWKKLPNGSKKNWNHVVDARAGPGFKMTKPKKIKNSDGKKKSKLKKLHKLKRQNSDAHSTTSSVSPAQSPSYSNLSDDGSDIESKQRRPTPSIFSFLDRLYWKRQKVCCGIVYKGRFGEVIIDPRLFKPCCSSKKLASTQVAAHLPDTLPPQLPEDMKETW; encoded by the exons ATGTTTGGCTTTCACAAGTCAAAGATCTACCGGAGTAACGACGGCTGTTGCATCTGCAAGACCAAGTCATCCAGTTCACGCTTCACAGACAGCAGTCGATATGAAGAGACATTCGGGCTCTGTTTTGG GCTGTCAGAAGATCGTGTTGGAGACATTTGCAATGCCTGTGTGTTACTGGTGAAGAGGTGGAAGAAGCTACCTAATGGCTCCAAGAAGAACTGGAACCAC GTGGTGGATGCCAGAGCTGGTCCAGGCTTCAAGATGACAAAGCCCAAGAAGATCAAGAACAGTGATGGGAAGAAGAAAAGCAAGCTAAAGAAGCTTCACAAGTTAAAGAGACAAA ACTCCGATGCCCACAGCACGACCTCCAGTGTATCTCCTGCACAGTCCCCCAGTTACAGCAACCTTTCAGATGATGGCTCAGACATAGAGTCCAAACAAAGACGCCCGACTCCCTCCATCTTCTCTTTCCTGGACCGTTTGTACTGGAAAAG GCAAAAGGTGTGCTGTGGGATTGTCTATAAGGGGCGGTTTGGAGAGGTGATTATTGATCCTCGACTCTTCAAGCCCTGCTGCAGTTCCAAAAAACTGGCGTCCACACAAGTGGCCGCACACCTTCCAGACACACTTCCTCCACAACTcccagaagacatgaaagaaacCTGGTGA
- the sinhcafl gene encoding SIN3-HDAC complex associated factor, like isoform X1 produces MFGFHKSKIYRSNDGCCICKTKSSSSRFTDSSRYEETFGLCFGLSEDRVGDICNACVLLVKRWKKLPNGSKKNWNHVVDARAGPGFKMTKPKKIKNSDGKKKSKLKKLHKLKRQTDSDAHSTTSSVSPAQSPSYSNLSDDGSDIESKQRRPTPSIFSFLDRLYWKRQKVCCGIVYKGRFGEVIIDPRLFKPCCSSKKLASTQVAAHLPDTLPPQLPEDMKETW; encoded by the exons ATGTTTGGCTTTCACAAGTCAAAGATCTACCGGAGTAACGACGGCTGTTGCATCTGCAAGACCAAGTCATCCAGTTCACGCTTCACAGACAGCAGTCGATATGAAGAGACATTCGGGCTCTGTTTTGG GCTGTCAGAAGATCGTGTTGGAGACATTTGCAATGCCTGTGTGTTACTGGTGAAGAGGTGGAAGAAGCTACCTAATGGCTCCAAGAAGAACTGGAACCAC GTGGTGGATGCCAGAGCTGGTCCAGGCTTCAAGATGACAAAGCCCAAGAAGATCAAGAACAGTGATGGGAAGAAGAAAAGCAAGCTAAAGAAGCTTCACAAGTTAAAGAGACAAA CAGACTCCGATGCCCACAGCACGACCTCCAGTGTATCTCCTGCACAGTCCCCCAGTTACAGCAACCTTTCAGATGATGGCTCAGACATAGAGTCCAAACAAAGACGCCCGACTCCCTCCATCTTCTCTTTCCTGGACCGTTTGTACTGGAAAAG GCAAAAGGTGTGCTGTGGGATTGTCTATAAGGGGCGGTTTGGAGAGGTGATTATTGATCCTCGACTCTTCAAGCCCTGCTGCAGTTCCAAAAAACTGGCGTCCACACAAGTGGCCGCACACCTTCCAGACACACTTCCTCCACAACTcccagaagacatgaaagaaacCTGGTGA